In the Mytilus trossulus isolate FHL-02 chromosome 1, PNRI_Mtr1.1.1.hap1, whole genome shotgun sequence genome, one interval contains:
- the LOC134685716 gene encoding receptor-type tyrosine-protein phosphatase mu-like isoform X1 — protein sequence MRNLLHFSSGLILFYVFSVDYLASGEFDLSRLSEVCLDGTFGYKCSYRCRCYRDQVCNKETGVCPRGRCAEGFWGPRCQLSNNCFYNGQAKNYMGTKAVTDNLYTCQRWETQEPHRHSYTVTDFPDKTMPDNYCRTTQDSARPWCYTTNKDQRWEHCNINNCNCPAGRFGNNCEHECHCADQSEACDSILGMCSSGCAQGWDGFNCQKPVACPENRYGWDCSNQCYCQNPLHCHRFYGPTDQCKCISGYFNPPFCQPVTVPKIMFFDNVKVNPGQSTTFNCTVSAFPVPAESEIRLMGPAGRRIAMIESTELGTDTRINLFQVDFVNKDDTFTCVVRSVSGQASRTVATNVYELPLLKNAPNVSVKGPGISSVIIEWPPWSRSRGDVGDPPILWYDVWMNKVGRSPEKYGIVTHMNCRGMCRYTLNDLDPNTEYAIRVSVRRDGDGGDGPLGAILYTKTKCSAPNSPPIIDELTADFEYNTSYPQTQIIVLWTDAAKSTWNCDNIAKYQVFITSSWKGFQPQAVHVSGDTPADAKNRKSVLVSDLNPGTEYCVRMSFSNDRTFVSPKSERKCAKTPKTTPLQPRNLRKVKSTSTTITVAWEQPYSPYSVVNTYHLAYWKATNQLSTKTGLEVVSNSLNVEHSITDLEPNTKYNIEVQATNSAGLGDPSFFVGFTDENLPSKIALFRNTSRSDTSITLEWEHPTITNGKLLYYLIRCKAEATLSFRDAHIKEAHVPMDKQSHLFTDLHPATKYLCSISASSRAGIGTATNIVVWTQSSELKEPPVPSIVDRTDTTITIKIDQVLDPTVSFYRVIVEETKRVAKREVPEMIKDVRLDFSTAVALGSRAYVTAQLNKQQPHVFGNFVVGDNQTYNGFYNAPLSPSKEYDVWYGAFAMVDGILRQSIVKAEKQVVAASIEPAPEANHVPVIVAVLVVFILLILVFALLLFLWRKRHMASEREKAEMPNFGPTIVPEPDTSTPSTPCDDVELEPLIEPCTTKNIVETEPVYGNVGACVIPSVRVEDLWDYVKQKKENDVEGFRTEYRLIPAGLTACCEVAQKSENKIKNRYGNIIAYDHTRVILTPVADDENDDYTNANYIDGYKREKAYIAAQGPTKPTIDDIWRMVWQEDSKTIIMLTNPTETGKKKCEQYWPDEGKQEYAGLIVEFLECQYLPDFSIRTFRISKDDKTTVVKQYHYTTWPDHGVPRFGNSLLLFRQKIRLHDNLDNGPPIIHCSAGVGRTGTYIAIDVNLDQAKNEGIVDVHNFVQLMRTQRVNMVQTLEQYLFVYDVLLEALICGDTTVPVQKYLDTLSDLLQYDESISKTKMDEQFEVLRLLSATIEKDDSTSALHPENIFKNRSTEIIPANRCRPYLTTQVEDHNDYINAVFLNGYARKDAFIITQMPLPNTIVDFWRLIIDHNSYCIVMLNEIDKTDKTCEQYWTLETCGESYGPFIVETTAEIKSDPSVTVRDFTITNTLNPQEVPRVVRQFHFHRWPEGANVPNSKAALLELLDMVENWQKQSGNKPVTVHCMNGVLRSGLFVAANYVLERIKADKEVDVFQAVKQMRLNRPQLIDTLEQFKFCHEIAFEYLNNQHTFSTFS from the exons AATTCGACTTGTCCCGCTTGTCAGAAGTATGTTTGGACGGAACGTTTGGATACAAATGTAGCTACCGATGTCGATGTTACAGGGACCAAGTATGCAACAAAGAGACGGGAGTTTGCCCCAGGGGAAGATGTGCGGAGGGATTTTGGGGACCACGATGTCAGCTTT CAAACAACTGCTTTTATAATGGACAAGCCAAAAATTATATGGGAACAAAAGCAGTGACTGACAATTTATATACCTGTCAGAGATGGGAAACTCAGGAACCCCATCGTCAttcatatacagtcacagacTTCCCGGATAAGACGATGCCGGACAATTACTGCCGAACTACTCAGGATTCTGCTCGACCCTGGTGTTACACGACGAACAAAGACCAGAGATGGGaacattgtaatataaataattgcA aCTGTCCAGCTGGACGGTTTGGGAACAACTGTGAACATGAATGTCATTGTGCTGATCAAAGTGAGGCTTGTGATAGTATCCTTGGTATGTGCTCCAGTGGATGTGCTCAAGGATGGGATGGTTTTAACTGTCAGAAAC cgGTTGCTTGCCCAGAAAACAGATATGGTTGGGATTGTTCTAATCAGTGCTACTGTCAAAATCCACTTCATTGTCATCGTTTCTATGGACCAACTGACCAATGCAAATGTATCAGCGGATatttcaatccaccattttgtcAACCAG TAACTGTAccaaaaatcatgtttttcgACAACGTGAAGGTAAACCCTGGACAATCTACAACATTTAATTGTACTGTATCAGCTTTTCCTGTACCAGCAGAAAGTGAGATAAGACTTATGGGTCCAGCTGGACGTCGAATAGCAATGATAGAATCCACGGAGTTAGGAACTGACACGAGGATAAACCTGTTCCAAgttgattttgtaaataaagatgATACGTTTACGTGTGTAGTCCGGTCAGTGTCTGGACAAGCATCACGTACTGTAGCAACAAACGTTTATG AATTACCGTTGCTGAAGAATGCTCCAAATGTGTCTGTGAAAGGTCCTGGAATTTCATCTGTAATCATTGAATGGCCGCCGTGGAGTAGATCACGTGGCGACGTAGGAGACCCTCCTATTCTTTGGTATGATGTTTGGATGAACAAGGTTGGAAGATCACCTGAGAAGTATGGTATAGTTACACATATGAACTGTCGTGGGATGTGTCGCTATACGTTAAATGATCTTGATCCTAACACAGAATATGCTATTAGGGTTTCTGTCAGGAGAGATGGTGATGGCGGAGACGGACCACTCGGTGCTATTCTATACACCAAAACTAAATGCTCAG CACCAAACTCGCCACCAATCATTGATGAGTTGACTGCTGATTTTGAGTACAATACATCTTATCCTCAAACTCAAATAATTGTACTATGGACG gACGCTGCAAAGTCCACATGGAATTGTGACAATATAGCAAAATACCAAGTGTTTATCACAAGCAGTTGGAAAGGATTTCAACCACAGGCTGTCCATGTCTCAGGGGACACACCAGCGGATGCTAAAAACAGGAAAAGTGTTTTAGTTTCCGACCTTAATCCTGGAACAGAATATTGTGTTCGAATGAGTTTCAGTAATGATCGAACGTTCGTCAGTCCAAAATCTGAGAGGAAATGTGCAAAAACTCCCAAGACAA CACCCCTGCAGCCACGGAATTTAAGGAAGGTGAAAAGTACCAGTACCACGATAACAGTTGCATGGGAACAACCATACTCACCTTACTCTGTCGTTAATACCTATCACCTTGCATACTGGAAGGCTACCAATCAGTTGTCAACCAAAACTGGATTGGAAGTCGTTTCTAACTCTCTGAACGTGGAACATAGCATTACTGACCTAGAACCGAATACTAAATATAATATAGAG gTACAAGCCACCAACTCTGCAGGTCTAGGAGATCCGTCCTTTTTTGTCGGCTTTACAGACGAAAACT TACCGTCGAAAATTGCATTATTTCGGAACACTTCGAGGTCAGATACTTCTATTACATTGGAATGGGAGCATCCAACAATAACGAATGGCAAGCTGCTTTATTATCTT ATACGTTGTAAAGCTGAAGCAACATTGTCCTTTAGGGACGCGCATATTAAAGAGGCACATGTTCCAATGGATAAACAGTCTCATTTATTCACCGATCTTCACCCTGCTACAAAGTATCTATGTTCTATAAGTGCAAGTAGTCGAGCAGGTATTGGTACTGCAACAAACATAGTTGTCTGGACACAGTCATCAG AATTAAAAGAGCCACCGGTTCCTAGTATTGTTGATAGGACAGATACAACTATTACAATAAAGATAGATCAAGTGTTGGACCCAACTGTCAG tttttatcGAGTAATAGTAGAGGAGACAAAGAGAGTTGCCAAAAGGGAAGTCCCAGAGATGATAAAGGACGTTCGTCTCGACTTTTCAACAGCAGTTGCTTTGGGTTCTAGAGCCTATGTAACAGCACAgttaaataaacaacaaccacACGTGTTTGGAAACTTTGTTGTTGGGGATAATCAAACATACAATGGTTTCTATAATGCACCCTTGTCACCATCTAAAGAGTATGATGTTTGGTACGGAGCATTTGCTATGGTAGATGGT ATTCTTCGACAATCGATTGTAAAAGCAGAAAAACAAGTAGTTG CAGCTAGTATAGAACCAGCACCAGAAGCAAACCATGTTCCAGTTATTGTTGCAGTCTTGGTCGTTTTTATACTTCTGATCCTAGTCTTTGcacttcttttatttttatggaG GAAGAGACATATGGCATCAGAGAGAGAGAAGGCAGAGATGCCGAACTTTGGACCAACTATAGTTCCTGAACCTGATACGTCAACCCCATCCACACCTTGTG atGATGTTGAGTTAGAACCATTAATTGAACCATGCACCACAAAAAATATAGTAGAAACTGAACCTGTTTATGGTAATGTAGGTGCTTGTGTAATACCATCAGTTAGAGTAGAAGATCTATGGGATTATGTTAAACAGAAGAAGGAAAATGATGTGGAAGGATTTCGTACTGAATACAGG CTTATTCCGGCTGGTCTAACAGCGTGCTGTGAAGTAGCACAGAAGTcggaaaacaaaataaaaaatcgttACGGGAACATTATAGCTT ATGACCACACTCGAGTTATACTGACACCTGTTGCTGATGATGAAAACGATGATTATACAAATGCAAATTATATTGAT GGGTACAAAAGAGAGAAAGCATACATTGCTGCTCAAG GTCCTACCAAACCAACAATAGATGACATATGGAGAATGGTCTGGCAAGAGGACtctaaaacaattataatgctTACAAATCCAACAGAAACAGGAAAG AAAAAATGTGAACAGTATTGGCCCGATGAAGGAAAACAGGAGTATGCAGGTCTAATTGTGGAGTTTTTAGAATGTCAATATTTACCTGATTTTTCCATCAGAACATTCCGAATTTCTAAG gacGATAAAACGACAGTAGTAAAACAGTATCATTATACGACATGGCCAGATCACGGTGTACCTAGATTTGGAAATTCATTACTTTTATTCCGGCAAAAGATAAGATTACATGACAATTTAGACAATGGACCACCAATAATTCATTGCAG tgCCGGTGTGGGTAGAACTGGAACTTATATTGCCATTGATGTTAATCTAGACCAGGCTAAAAATGAAGGAATTGTTGATGTTCACAACTTTGTACAATTAATGCGAACACAGAGGGTTAATATGGTCCAAACTTTA GAACAGTATCTTTTTGTATATGACGTGTTACTAGAAGCATTAATATGTGGCGATACAACAGTCCCCGTACAAAAATATCTCGACACATTATCTGATCTACTTCAGTATGACGAGTCTATCAGTAAAACCAAGATGGATGAACAGTTTGAG GTTTTAAGATTATTATCAGCAACCATAGAAAAAGATGATAGTACTTCAGCTTTGCATcctgaaaatattttcaaaaatagatCGACGGAAATAATTCCAG CCAACAGATGCCGACCTTATCTAACTACACAAGTAGAAGATCACAACGATTATATTAACGCAGTATTTCTTAAT GGATACGCACGAAAGGATGCCTTCATTATTACGCAAATGCCATTACCCAACACAATAGTAGACTTCTGGCGGCTCATAATCGACCACAATTCTTATTGCATTGTAATGCtaaatgaaattgacaaaacagATAAG ACATGTGAACAATATTGGACATTAGAAACTTGTGGTGAGAGTTATGGTCCTTTTATTGTCGAGACAACAGCAGAAATCAAATCTGATCCAAGTGTCACAGTCAGAGACTTTACGATTACAAATACATTGAAT cCTCAGGAGGTTCCACGTGTGGTTCGACAATTCCATTTTCACAGATGGCCTGAAGGTGCTAATGTACCTAACTCAAAAGCAGCATTGCTGGAACTGTTAGATATGGTAGAAAATTGGCAAAAGCAAAGTGGGAATAAGCCAGTTACGGTTCACTGCAT
- the LOC134685716 gene encoding receptor-type tyrosine-protein phosphatase mu-like isoform X2, with translation MRNLLHFSSGLILFYVFSVDYLASGEFDLSRLSEVCLDGTFGYKCSYRCRCYRDQVCNKETGVCPRGRCAEGFWGPRCQLSNNCFYNGQAKNYMGTKAVTDNLYTCQRWETQEPHRHSYTVTDFPDKTMPDNYCRTTQDSARPWCYTTNKDQRWEHCNINNCNCPAGRFGNNCEHECHCADQSEACDSILGMCSSGCAQGWDGFNCQKPVACPENRYGWDCSNQCYCQNPLHCHRFYGPTDQCKCISGYFNPPFCQPVTVPKIMFFDNVKVNPGQSTTFNCTVSAFPVPAESEIRLMGPAGRRIAMIESTELGTDTRINLFQVDFVNKDDTFTCVVRSVSGQASRTVATNVYELPLLKNAPNVSVKGPGISSVIIEWPPWSRSRGDVGDPPILWYDVWMNKVGRSPEKYGIVTHMNCRGMCRYTLNDLDPNTEYAIRVSVRRDGDGGDGPLGAILYTKTKCSAPNSPPIIDELTADFEYNTSYPQTQIIVLWTDAAKSTWNCDNIAKYQVFITSSWKGFQPQAVHVSGDTPADAKNRKSVLVSDLNPGTEYCVRMSFSNDRTFVSPKSERKCAKTPKTTPLQPRNLRKVKSTSTTITVAWEQPYSPYSVVNTYHLAYWKATNQLSTKTGLEVVSNSLNVEHSITDLEPNTKYNIEVQATNSAGLGDPSFFVGFTDENLPSKIALFRNTSRSDTSITLEWEHPTITNGKLLYYLIRCKAEATLSFRDAHIKEAHVPMDKQSHLFTDLHPATKYLCSISASSRAGIGTATNIVVWTQSSELKEPPVPSIVDRTDTTITIKIDQVLDPTVSFYRVIVEETKRVAKREVPEMIKDVRLDFSTAVALGSRAYVTAQLNKQQPHVFGNFVVGDNQTYNGFYNAPLSPSKEYDVWYGAFAMVDGILRQSIVKAEKQVVASIEPAPEANHVPVIVAVLVVFILLILVFALLLFLWRKRHMASEREKAEMPNFGPTIVPEPDTSTPSTPCDDVELEPLIEPCTTKNIVETEPVYGNVGACVIPSVRVEDLWDYVKQKKENDVEGFRTEYRLIPAGLTACCEVAQKSENKIKNRYGNIIAYDHTRVILTPVADDENDDYTNANYIDGYKREKAYIAAQGPTKPTIDDIWRMVWQEDSKTIIMLTNPTETGKKKCEQYWPDEGKQEYAGLIVEFLECQYLPDFSIRTFRISKDDKTTVVKQYHYTTWPDHGVPRFGNSLLLFRQKIRLHDNLDNGPPIIHCSAGVGRTGTYIAIDVNLDQAKNEGIVDVHNFVQLMRTQRVNMVQTLEQYLFVYDVLLEALICGDTTVPVQKYLDTLSDLLQYDESISKTKMDEQFEVLRLLSATIEKDDSTSALHPENIFKNRSTEIIPANRCRPYLTTQVEDHNDYINAVFLNGYARKDAFIITQMPLPNTIVDFWRLIIDHNSYCIVMLNEIDKTDKTCEQYWTLETCGESYGPFIVETTAEIKSDPSVTVRDFTITNTLNPQEVPRVVRQFHFHRWPEGANVPNSKAALLELLDMVENWQKQSGNKPVTVHCMNGVLRSGLFVAANYVLERIKADKEVDVFQAVKQMRLNRPQLIDTLEQFKFCHEIAFEYLNNQHTFSTFS, from the exons AATTCGACTTGTCCCGCTTGTCAGAAGTATGTTTGGACGGAACGTTTGGATACAAATGTAGCTACCGATGTCGATGTTACAGGGACCAAGTATGCAACAAAGAGACGGGAGTTTGCCCCAGGGGAAGATGTGCGGAGGGATTTTGGGGACCACGATGTCAGCTTT CAAACAACTGCTTTTATAATGGACAAGCCAAAAATTATATGGGAACAAAAGCAGTGACTGACAATTTATATACCTGTCAGAGATGGGAAACTCAGGAACCCCATCGTCAttcatatacagtcacagacTTCCCGGATAAGACGATGCCGGACAATTACTGCCGAACTACTCAGGATTCTGCTCGACCCTGGTGTTACACGACGAACAAAGACCAGAGATGGGaacattgtaatataaataattgcA aCTGTCCAGCTGGACGGTTTGGGAACAACTGTGAACATGAATGTCATTGTGCTGATCAAAGTGAGGCTTGTGATAGTATCCTTGGTATGTGCTCCAGTGGATGTGCTCAAGGATGGGATGGTTTTAACTGTCAGAAAC cgGTTGCTTGCCCAGAAAACAGATATGGTTGGGATTGTTCTAATCAGTGCTACTGTCAAAATCCACTTCATTGTCATCGTTTCTATGGACCAACTGACCAATGCAAATGTATCAGCGGATatttcaatccaccattttgtcAACCAG TAACTGTAccaaaaatcatgtttttcgACAACGTGAAGGTAAACCCTGGACAATCTACAACATTTAATTGTACTGTATCAGCTTTTCCTGTACCAGCAGAAAGTGAGATAAGACTTATGGGTCCAGCTGGACGTCGAATAGCAATGATAGAATCCACGGAGTTAGGAACTGACACGAGGATAAACCTGTTCCAAgttgattttgtaaataaagatgATACGTTTACGTGTGTAGTCCGGTCAGTGTCTGGACAAGCATCACGTACTGTAGCAACAAACGTTTATG AATTACCGTTGCTGAAGAATGCTCCAAATGTGTCTGTGAAAGGTCCTGGAATTTCATCTGTAATCATTGAATGGCCGCCGTGGAGTAGATCACGTGGCGACGTAGGAGACCCTCCTATTCTTTGGTATGATGTTTGGATGAACAAGGTTGGAAGATCACCTGAGAAGTATGGTATAGTTACACATATGAACTGTCGTGGGATGTGTCGCTATACGTTAAATGATCTTGATCCTAACACAGAATATGCTATTAGGGTTTCTGTCAGGAGAGATGGTGATGGCGGAGACGGACCACTCGGTGCTATTCTATACACCAAAACTAAATGCTCAG CACCAAACTCGCCACCAATCATTGATGAGTTGACTGCTGATTTTGAGTACAATACATCTTATCCTCAAACTCAAATAATTGTACTATGGACG gACGCTGCAAAGTCCACATGGAATTGTGACAATATAGCAAAATACCAAGTGTTTATCACAAGCAGTTGGAAAGGATTTCAACCACAGGCTGTCCATGTCTCAGGGGACACACCAGCGGATGCTAAAAACAGGAAAAGTGTTTTAGTTTCCGACCTTAATCCTGGAACAGAATATTGTGTTCGAATGAGTTTCAGTAATGATCGAACGTTCGTCAGTCCAAAATCTGAGAGGAAATGTGCAAAAACTCCCAAGACAA CACCCCTGCAGCCACGGAATTTAAGGAAGGTGAAAAGTACCAGTACCACGATAACAGTTGCATGGGAACAACCATACTCACCTTACTCTGTCGTTAATACCTATCACCTTGCATACTGGAAGGCTACCAATCAGTTGTCAACCAAAACTGGATTGGAAGTCGTTTCTAACTCTCTGAACGTGGAACATAGCATTACTGACCTAGAACCGAATACTAAATATAATATAGAG gTACAAGCCACCAACTCTGCAGGTCTAGGAGATCCGTCCTTTTTTGTCGGCTTTACAGACGAAAACT TACCGTCGAAAATTGCATTATTTCGGAACACTTCGAGGTCAGATACTTCTATTACATTGGAATGGGAGCATCCAACAATAACGAATGGCAAGCTGCTTTATTATCTT ATACGTTGTAAAGCTGAAGCAACATTGTCCTTTAGGGACGCGCATATTAAAGAGGCACATGTTCCAATGGATAAACAGTCTCATTTATTCACCGATCTTCACCCTGCTACAAAGTATCTATGTTCTATAAGTGCAAGTAGTCGAGCAGGTATTGGTACTGCAACAAACATAGTTGTCTGGACACAGTCATCAG AATTAAAAGAGCCACCGGTTCCTAGTATTGTTGATAGGACAGATACAACTATTACAATAAAGATAGATCAAGTGTTGGACCCAACTGTCAG tttttatcGAGTAATAGTAGAGGAGACAAAGAGAGTTGCCAAAAGGGAAGTCCCAGAGATGATAAAGGACGTTCGTCTCGACTTTTCAACAGCAGTTGCTTTGGGTTCTAGAGCCTATGTAACAGCACAgttaaataaacaacaaccacACGTGTTTGGAAACTTTGTTGTTGGGGATAATCAAACATACAATGGTTTCTATAATGCACCCTTGTCACCATCTAAAGAGTATGATGTTTGGTACGGAGCATTTGCTATGGTAGATGGT ATTCTTCGACAATCGATTGTAAAAGCAGAAAAACAAGTAGTTG CTAGTATAGAACCAGCACCAGAAGCAAACCATGTTCCAGTTATTGTTGCAGTCTTGGTCGTTTTTATACTTCTGATCCTAGTCTTTGcacttcttttatttttatggaG GAAGAGACATATGGCATCAGAGAGAGAGAAGGCAGAGATGCCGAACTTTGGACCAACTATAGTTCCTGAACCTGATACGTCAACCCCATCCACACCTTGTG atGATGTTGAGTTAGAACCATTAATTGAACCATGCACCACAAAAAATATAGTAGAAACTGAACCTGTTTATGGTAATGTAGGTGCTTGTGTAATACCATCAGTTAGAGTAGAAGATCTATGGGATTATGTTAAACAGAAGAAGGAAAATGATGTGGAAGGATTTCGTACTGAATACAGG CTTATTCCGGCTGGTCTAACAGCGTGCTGTGAAGTAGCACAGAAGTcggaaaacaaaataaaaaatcgttACGGGAACATTATAGCTT ATGACCACACTCGAGTTATACTGACACCTGTTGCTGATGATGAAAACGATGATTATACAAATGCAAATTATATTGAT GGGTACAAAAGAGAGAAAGCATACATTGCTGCTCAAG GTCCTACCAAACCAACAATAGATGACATATGGAGAATGGTCTGGCAAGAGGACtctaaaacaattataatgctTACAAATCCAACAGAAACAGGAAAG AAAAAATGTGAACAGTATTGGCCCGATGAAGGAAAACAGGAGTATGCAGGTCTAATTGTGGAGTTTTTAGAATGTCAATATTTACCTGATTTTTCCATCAGAACATTCCGAATTTCTAAG gacGATAAAACGACAGTAGTAAAACAGTATCATTATACGACATGGCCAGATCACGGTGTACCTAGATTTGGAAATTCATTACTTTTATTCCGGCAAAAGATAAGATTACATGACAATTTAGACAATGGACCACCAATAATTCATTGCAG tgCCGGTGTGGGTAGAACTGGAACTTATATTGCCATTGATGTTAATCTAGACCAGGCTAAAAATGAAGGAATTGTTGATGTTCACAACTTTGTACAATTAATGCGAACACAGAGGGTTAATATGGTCCAAACTTTA GAACAGTATCTTTTTGTATATGACGTGTTACTAGAAGCATTAATATGTGGCGATACAACAGTCCCCGTACAAAAATATCTCGACACATTATCTGATCTACTTCAGTATGACGAGTCTATCAGTAAAACCAAGATGGATGAACAGTTTGAG GTTTTAAGATTATTATCAGCAACCATAGAAAAAGATGATAGTACTTCAGCTTTGCATcctgaaaatattttcaaaaatagatCGACGGAAATAATTCCAG CCAACAGATGCCGACCTTATCTAACTACACAAGTAGAAGATCACAACGATTATATTAACGCAGTATTTCTTAAT GGATACGCACGAAAGGATGCCTTCATTATTACGCAAATGCCATTACCCAACACAATAGTAGACTTCTGGCGGCTCATAATCGACCACAATTCTTATTGCATTGTAATGCtaaatgaaattgacaaaacagATAAG ACATGTGAACAATATTGGACATTAGAAACTTGTGGTGAGAGTTATGGTCCTTTTATTGTCGAGACAACAGCAGAAATCAAATCTGATCCAAGTGTCACAGTCAGAGACTTTACGATTACAAATACATTGAAT cCTCAGGAGGTTCCACGTGTGGTTCGACAATTCCATTTTCACAGATGGCCTGAAGGTGCTAATGTACCTAACTCAAAAGCAGCATTGCTGGAACTGTTAGATATGGTAGAAAATTGGCAAAAGCAAAGTGGGAATAAGCCAGTTACGGTTCACTGCAT